In Ctenopharyngodon idella isolate HZGC_01 chromosome 1, HZGC01, whole genome shotgun sequence, a single genomic region encodes these proteins:
- the itga6b gene encoding integrin alpha-6b isoform X2 — MGPYRTLTLPLLSFLGWTLISAFNLDKDNVIKKTGDKNSLFGFSLAMHRQLQPSDKRMLLVGAPRAKALSNQKSQITGGMYNCDITSTSQSCQRVMFDNEENLSDENKQNQWMGVTIQSQGPGGKILVCAHRYQRRLFVGAPQELRDLTGRCYVLSQDLTINEVSGEDGGNWMFCNGRNRGHERFGSCQQGLSATFTKDYHYMVFGAPGAYNWKGVVRMEQNNNSLWDQNIFDDGPFEVGDENRLDPDLVPVPANSYLGFSLDSGKMLTKRGQLTIVAGAPRANHSGAVVLLKKEEDKPSMLTAEYILEGTGLASSFGYDLAVLDINKDGWDDIVVGAPQYFIKDGDIGGAIYVYLNEEGAWDKITPKRIEGAAYSMFGLAVESMGDVNLDKYGDVAVGAPYDNNGAGNVYIFHGSPKGLNRAQVLEGKDHNVKLFGYSLAGNMDLDRNSYPDLAIGSLSDSVFVYRARSVISIEKTVTTTPKELDLTQKNCGNTICLEVEACFKFSANPKTYNPTLKVAYTIRVESERKTLNLPSRVLFTPGSINEDESKGIVELKGQGTKNCVKRTLKLQENIKDKLRGIPIEVSVEIQGQSSRRKRQTALPNLLPILDSNEEANTVTKVQFIKEGCGSDHVCQSDLQLKYKFHTRDPGNRDKFSPLPEEKGVPMLAFSDQKDIALELNVTNLGEDAYEAQLTASFPKSLSYSAVRTISSGKPINCLANTNGSQADCELGNPFKRNAETRFYIILNTGGISLDTTEIEIDLNLKTTSELNKTQAVKAKVIVKIQLLLSLTGVAKPSQVYFTGKVKGESAMKLATDVGSPIDYEFRVTNLGKPLKSFGTLSMIVQWPKHNSQGKWLLYLMKITSTGLDSFSCSNPEEVNKLDLKELSVSRTKREIVETPAKEGTASLLTDKRKYTVLSCEDGAECIKFKCPLIGMDSNAVISLRAYLWNSTLLEDYEKMNYIDIIVKASLDFKTSASNIRLKNEPAQVRVTVFPEHKVAQYGGMPWWVILVAILLGLLLLGLLVFLLWKCGFFGKSGKDGNEPEKERLTSDA; from the exons ATGGGACCTTACAGGACTTTAACATTACCGCTTCTCAGTTTTTTGGGATGGACGCTGATCTCTGCCTTCAACCTGGACAAAGATAATGTTATCAAGAAAACGGGAGATAAAAACAGCTTGTTCGGTTTTTCCCTGGCCATGCACCGACAACTCCAACCATCTGATAAAAGAAt GTTGCTGGTTGGTGCCCCAAGAGCTAAAGCATTGTCCAATCAGAAGTCACAAATTACGGGAGGCATGTACAACTGTGACATAACTTCTACCAGTCAGTCATGCCAACGAGTAATGTTTGACAATGAAG AAAACCTGTCGGACGAAAATAAGCAAAACCAGTGGATGGGAGTTACTATACAGAGCCAGGGACCTGGAGGAAAGATATtg GTCTGTGCGCATCGCTACCAGCGGCGCTTATTTGTGGGCGCACCTCAGGAGCTGCGTGACTTGACAGGTCGTTGCTATGTACTAAGCCAGGATCTGACGATTAATGAAGTCTCAGGTGAAGATGGAGGAAACTGGATGTTCTGTAATGGGAGAAACAGAGGACATGAGCGGTTTGGTTCATGCCAGCAGGGTCTGTCTGCCACATTCACAAAGGACTATCACTATATGGTGTTTGGAGCACCGGGTGCTTACAACTGGAAAG GAGTGGTGCGGATGGAACAGAACAACAACTCTCTGTGGGaccaaaatatttttgatgacggCCCATTTGAGGTTGGAGATGAAAACCGACTTGATCCAGACTTGGTGCCAGTACCTGCTAACAGTTATTTAG GTTTCTCTCTGGACTCTGGAAAAATGCTGACCAAGAGAGGTCAGTTGACTATAGTTGCTGGGGCTCCAAGAGCCAATCACAGCGGGGCAGTTGTGCTTTTAAAGAAGGAAGAAGATAAACCTTCCATGTTGACGGCTGAGTACATACTAGAGGGTACTGGACTTGCCTCTTCCTTTGGTTATGACCTTGCAGTGCTTGACATCAATAAAGATGG GTGGGATGACATTGTAGTCGGAGCACCTCAGTACTTTATTAAAGACGGTGATATCGGTGGGGCCATCTATGTTTACCTAAATGAGGAAGGGGCTTGGGACAAGATCACCCCCAAGAGAATTGAGGGAGCCGCCTATTCCATGTTCGGTTTGGCTGTGGAAAGCATGGGAGATGTGAACCTGGATAAATATGGTG ATGTTGCTGTTGGTGCCCCATATGACAACAATGGAGCTGGAAACGTATATATCTTCCACGGTTCACCTAAAGGCCTAAACAGAGCCCAG GTTCTTGAAGGAAAAGATCACAATGTGAAACTCTTTGGATACTCTCTTGCTGGGAATATGGATTTGGACAGAAATTCTTACCCTGATCTGGCTATTGGATCTCTCTCTGATTCAGTGTTTGTGTACAG GGCACGGTCAGTTATCAGCATTGAAAAGACTGTCACCACCACACCAAAGGAGCTAGACCTCACTCAGAAAAACTGTGGGAACACTATATG CCTTGAAGTGGAAGCCTGTTTCAAATTTTCAGCCAACCCCAAAACCTACAATCCTACCTTGA AGGTGGCATACACTATCAGGGTTGAATCTGAAAGGAAGACACTTAATCTTCCTTCTAGAGTCCTCTTCACCCCGGGCTCAATCAATGAGGATGAAAGCAAAGGGATCGTAGAGCTCAAGGGTCAGGGAACAAAAAACTGTGTTAAGAGAACCCTCAAACTGCAG GAAAATATAAAAGACAAACTGAGAGGTATTCCCATTGAAGTCTCTGTGGAGATCCAGGGCCAATCCTCACGCAGGAAAAGACAGACTGCACTCCCTAACCTGCTTCCCATACTCGACTCCAACGAAGAAGCCAACACTGTCACCAAG GTTCAATTCATCAAGGAAGGATGTGGTTCTGACCATGTATGTCAGAGTGACCTGCAACTAAAGTATAAATTCCACACCAGGGATCCAGGGAACAGAGACAAATTTAGTCCATTACCTGA AGAAAAGGGAGTTCCGATGCTTGCTTTTAGCGATCAGAAGGACATTGCCCTGGAGCTCAATGTGACCAACCTGGGTGAAGATGCTTATGAAGCACAGCTGACTGCCTCGTTCCCCAAATCCCTCTCTTATTCTGCCGTTCGCACTATATCTAGT GGTAAACCGATCAACTGTTTAGCCAATACAAATGGGTCACAAGCTGATTGTGAACTTGGAAATCCATTCAAAAGAAATGCTGAG ACACGTTTTTACATCATTCTAAATACGGGAGGAATTTCTTTGGATACCACTGAAATTGAAATTGACCTCAATCTCAAAAC gaCAAGTGAACTGAACAAGACACAAGCAGTCAAAGCCAAAGTCATTGTTAAGATTCAACTGCTTTTGTCCCTCACAGG GGTAGCTAAGCCATCTCAGGTCTACTTTACTGGAAAAGTTAAAGGAGAGAGTGCCATGAAACTGGCAACTGATGTTGGCAGTCCAATTGACTATGAATTCAGG GTTACAAACTTGGGCAAACCCCTTAAGTCGTTCGGCACACTATCTATGATTGTTCAATGGCCTAAGCATAACTCCCAAGGCAAGTGGCTGCTGTACCTCATGAAGATTACCTCAACTGGTTTAGACAGCTTCAGCTGCTCCAATCCAGAAGAGGTCAACAAACTCGATTTGAAG GAGCTTTCAGTGTCACGAACTAAACGTGAAATTGTGGAAACTCCGGCAAAGGAGGGAACAGCCTCCCTTTTAACTGACAAGAGGAAATACACAGTTTTG tCCTGTGAGGATGGTGCGGAGTGTATAAAATTTAAATGCCCTCTAATAGGAATGGACAGCAATGCTGTCATTAGCCTGAGAGCTTACCTTTGGAACTCTACCTTATTGGAG GACTATGAAAAAATGAACTACATTGATATTATTGTCAAGGCATCACTCGATTTCAAGACCTCAGCTTCAAATATACGGCTGAAGAATGAGCCAGCACAG GTGCGCGTTACTGTGTTTCCCGAACACAAAGTAGCACAGTATGGTGGTATGCCCTGGTGGGTCATTCTGGTGGCCATTTTACTAGGACTCCTCTTGTTGGGACTACTGGTCTTCCTGCTTTGGAAG TGTGGTTTTTTCGGCAAAAGCGGCAAAGACGGTAACGAACCTGAAAAAGAGAGGCTGACTTCAGATGCGTAA
- the itga6b gene encoding integrin alpha-6b isoform X1, protein MGPYRTLTLPLLSFLGWTLISAFNLDKDNVIKKTGDKNSLFGFSLAMHRQLQPSDKRMLLVGAPRAKALSNQKSQITGGMYNCDITSTSQSCQRVMFDNEENLSDENKQNQWMGVTIQSQGPGGKILVCAHRYQRRLFVGAPQELRDLTGRCYVLSQDLTINEVSGEDGGNWMFCNGRNRGHERFGSCQQGLSATFTKDYHYMVFGAPGAYNWKGVVRMEQNNNSLWDQNIFDDGPFEVGDENRLDPDLVPVPANSYLGFSLDSGKMLTKRGQLTIVAGAPRANHSGAVVLLKKEEDKPSMLTAEYILEGTGLASSFGYDLAVLDINKDGWDDIVVGAPQYFIKDGDIGGAIYVYLNEEGAWDKITPKRIEGAAYSMFGLAVESMGDVNLDKYGDVAVGAPYDNNGAGNVYIFHGSPKGLNRAQVLEGKDHNVKLFGYSLAGNMDLDRNSYPDLAIGSLSDSVFVYRARSVISIEKTVTTTPKELDLTQKNCGNTICLEVEACFKFSANPKTYNPTLKVAYTIRVESERKTLNLPSRVLFTPGSINEDESKGIVELKGQGTKNCVKRTLKLQENIKDKLRGIPIEVSVEIQGQSSRRKRQTALPNLLPILDSNEEANTVTKVQFIKEGCGSDHVCQSDLQLKYKFHTRDPGNRDKFSPLPEEKGVPMLAFSDQKDIALELNVTNLGEDAYEAQLTASFPKSLSYSAVRTISSGKPINCLANTNGSQADCELGNPFKRNAETRFYIILNTGGISLDTTEIEIDLNLKTTSELNKTQAVKAKVIVKIQLLLSLTGVAKPSQVYFTGKVKGESAMKLATDVGSPIDYEFRVTNLGKPLKSFGTLSMIVQWPKHNSQGKWLLYLMKITSTGLDSFSCSNPEEVNKLDLKELSVSRTKREIVETPAKEGTASLLTDKRKYTVLSCEDGAECIKFKCPLIGMDSNAVISLRAYLWNSTLLEDYEKMNYIDIIVKASLDFKTSASNIRLKNEPAQVRVTVFPEHKVAQYGGMPWWVILVAILLGLLLLGLLVFLLWKCGFFKRSKYDDSVPSYNAVRIKREERDYMPGKEEMDPPEKKQWMTSWNENESYS, encoded by the exons ATGGGACCTTACAGGACTTTAACATTACCGCTTCTCAGTTTTTTGGGATGGACGCTGATCTCTGCCTTCAACCTGGACAAAGATAATGTTATCAAGAAAACGGGAGATAAAAACAGCTTGTTCGGTTTTTCCCTGGCCATGCACCGACAACTCCAACCATCTGATAAAAGAAt GTTGCTGGTTGGTGCCCCAAGAGCTAAAGCATTGTCCAATCAGAAGTCACAAATTACGGGAGGCATGTACAACTGTGACATAACTTCTACCAGTCAGTCATGCCAACGAGTAATGTTTGACAATGAAG AAAACCTGTCGGACGAAAATAAGCAAAACCAGTGGATGGGAGTTACTATACAGAGCCAGGGACCTGGAGGAAAGATATtg GTCTGTGCGCATCGCTACCAGCGGCGCTTATTTGTGGGCGCACCTCAGGAGCTGCGTGACTTGACAGGTCGTTGCTATGTACTAAGCCAGGATCTGACGATTAATGAAGTCTCAGGTGAAGATGGAGGAAACTGGATGTTCTGTAATGGGAGAAACAGAGGACATGAGCGGTTTGGTTCATGCCAGCAGGGTCTGTCTGCCACATTCACAAAGGACTATCACTATATGGTGTTTGGAGCACCGGGTGCTTACAACTGGAAAG GAGTGGTGCGGATGGAACAGAACAACAACTCTCTGTGGGaccaaaatatttttgatgacggCCCATTTGAGGTTGGAGATGAAAACCGACTTGATCCAGACTTGGTGCCAGTACCTGCTAACAGTTATTTAG GTTTCTCTCTGGACTCTGGAAAAATGCTGACCAAGAGAGGTCAGTTGACTATAGTTGCTGGGGCTCCAAGAGCCAATCACAGCGGGGCAGTTGTGCTTTTAAAGAAGGAAGAAGATAAACCTTCCATGTTGACGGCTGAGTACATACTAGAGGGTACTGGACTTGCCTCTTCCTTTGGTTATGACCTTGCAGTGCTTGACATCAATAAAGATGG GTGGGATGACATTGTAGTCGGAGCACCTCAGTACTTTATTAAAGACGGTGATATCGGTGGGGCCATCTATGTTTACCTAAATGAGGAAGGGGCTTGGGACAAGATCACCCCCAAGAGAATTGAGGGAGCCGCCTATTCCATGTTCGGTTTGGCTGTGGAAAGCATGGGAGATGTGAACCTGGATAAATATGGTG ATGTTGCTGTTGGTGCCCCATATGACAACAATGGAGCTGGAAACGTATATATCTTCCACGGTTCACCTAAAGGCCTAAACAGAGCCCAG GTTCTTGAAGGAAAAGATCACAATGTGAAACTCTTTGGATACTCTCTTGCTGGGAATATGGATTTGGACAGAAATTCTTACCCTGATCTGGCTATTGGATCTCTCTCTGATTCAGTGTTTGTGTACAG GGCACGGTCAGTTATCAGCATTGAAAAGACTGTCACCACCACACCAAAGGAGCTAGACCTCACTCAGAAAAACTGTGGGAACACTATATG CCTTGAAGTGGAAGCCTGTTTCAAATTTTCAGCCAACCCCAAAACCTACAATCCTACCTTGA AGGTGGCATACACTATCAGGGTTGAATCTGAAAGGAAGACACTTAATCTTCCTTCTAGAGTCCTCTTCACCCCGGGCTCAATCAATGAGGATGAAAGCAAAGGGATCGTAGAGCTCAAGGGTCAGGGAACAAAAAACTGTGTTAAGAGAACCCTCAAACTGCAG GAAAATATAAAAGACAAACTGAGAGGTATTCCCATTGAAGTCTCTGTGGAGATCCAGGGCCAATCCTCACGCAGGAAAAGACAGACTGCACTCCCTAACCTGCTTCCCATACTCGACTCCAACGAAGAAGCCAACACTGTCACCAAG GTTCAATTCATCAAGGAAGGATGTGGTTCTGACCATGTATGTCAGAGTGACCTGCAACTAAAGTATAAATTCCACACCAGGGATCCAGGGAACAGAGACAAATTTAGTCCATTACCTGA AGAAAAGGGAGTTCCGATGCTTGCTTTTAGCGATCAGAAGGACATTGCCCTGGAGCTCAATGTGACCAACCTGGGTGAAGATGCTTATGAAGCACAGCTGACTGCCTCGTTCCCCAAATCCCTCTCTTATTCTGCCGTTCGCACTATATCTAGT GGTAAACCGATCAACTGTTTAGCCAATACAAATGGGTCACAAGCTGATTGTGAACTTGGAAATCCATTCAAAAGAAATGCTGAG ACACGTTTTTACATCATTCTAAATACGGGAGGAATTTCTTTGGATACCACTGAAATTGAAATTGACCTCAATCTCAAAAC gaCAAGTGAACTGAACAAGACACAAGCAGTCAAAGCCAAAGTCATTGTTAAGATTCAACTGCTTTTGTCCCTCACAGG GGTAGCTAAGCCATCTCAGGTCTACTTTACTGGAAAAGTTAAAGGAGAGAGTGCCATGAAACTGGCAACTGATGTTGGCAGTCCAATTGACTATGAATTCAGG GTTACAAACTTGGGCAAACCCCTTAAGTCGTTCGGCACACTATCTATGATTGTTCAATGGCCTAAGCATAACTCCCAAGGCAAGTGGCTGCTGTACCTCATGAAGATTACCTCAACTGGTTTAGACAGCTTCAGCTGCTCCAATCCAGAAGAGGTCAACAAACTCGATTTGAAG GAGCTTTCAGTGTCACGAACTAAACGTGAAATTGTGGAAACTCCGGCAAAGGAGGGAACAGCCTCCCTTTTAACTGACAAGAGGAAATACACAGTTTTG tCCTGTGAGGATGGTGCGGAGTGTATAAAATTTAAATGCCCTCTAATAGGAATGGACAGCAATGCTGTCATTAGCCTGAGAGCTTACCTTTGGAACTCTACCTTATTGGAG GACTATGAAAAAATGAACTACATTGATATTATTGTCAAGGCATCACTCGATTTCAAGACCTCAGCTTCAAATATACGGCTGAAGAATGAGCCAGCACAG GTGCGCGTTACTGTGTTTCCCGAACACAAAGTAGCACAGTATGGTGGTATGCCCTGGTGGGTCATTCTGGTGGCCATTTTACTAGGACTCCTCTTGTTGGGACTACTGGTCTTCCTGCTTTGGAAG TGTGGATTTTTCAAACGTTCCAAGTATGATGACAGCGTACCCAGTTATAACGCTGTGCGGATAAAGAGGGAAGAGAGGGACTATATGCCGGGGAAAGAGGAAATGGATCCTCCGGAGAAGAAACAATGGATGACTTCTTGGAATGAGAATGAGAGCTACTCATAG